In Chitinophaga sp. HK235, a single window of DNA contains:
- a CDS encoding lipid A deacylase LpxR family protein, translating into MKRFLCGIYIFLSTLTIAQAQITQNATRLLRVHEDDDFFSFWGRGTDRAYSNGTGFGYVYMKRKKSTFIDKWIFPTAGPNSINVFEWDGMQLMFTPDDLSDSHFIPGDFYYSAAVVATHGLTSYNPVKKYRIHSELVFGIMGPWALGEQAQIFVHNLLGDQPPRGWANQLPNAPLLNYNISYERMLWNPRPSLEVIGGFSARAGTMVDAVSTWGYARFGLINPYFGDPDLHTATRRKFQIYLMARPQFSITAYNALLQGGLFRSSDADFEEHRKLQTSHMNPFIIGMDYGFAIGIGRTTISYTQQTSSPWMSTTRKHSFGNITLLIPISKATHFP; encoded by the coding sequence ATGAAAAGGTTTTTGTGTGGGATATACATTTTTCTCAGTACGCTGACCATCGCACAGGCACAGATCACTCAGAATGCCACCAGACTGCTGCGCGTGCATGAAGATGACGACTTCTTCAGTTTTTGGGGCCGGGGAACAGACAGGGCATATTCAAACGGTACTGGTTTCGGCTATGTGTATATGAAGAGGAAAAAATCCACCTTTATCGATAAATGGATATTTCCTACAGCTGGCCCCAATTCAATCAATGTGTTTGAATGGGACGGGATGCAACTGATGTTCACACCCGATGATCTGTCTGATAGCCATTTCATTCCGGGGGACTTCTATTATTCGGCAGCCGTCGTGGCTACACATGGCCTGACCTCCTACAATCCTGTCAAAAAGTACCGGATACATTCCGAGCTTGTGTTTGGAATAATGGGCCCCTGGGCACTGGGAGAACAAGCCCAGATCTTTGTCCACAACCTGCTCGGTGATCAGCCTCCTCGGGGATGGGCTAACCAGCTCCCTAACGCTCCACTGCTCAACTACAATATTTCCTATGAAAGAATGTTATGGAATCCACGCCCGAGTCTGGAAGTAATCGGAGGGTTTTCTGCCAGGGCCGGTACCATGGTTGATGCAGTAAGCACCTGGGGGTATGCCCGGTTCGGGCTTATCAATCCCTATTTCGGCGACCCGGACCTCCATACCGCCACCCGCAGAAAGTTTCAGATTTACCTGATGGCCAGACCCCAGTTCTCTATCACCGCATACAACGCCTTGCTACAGGGCGGTCTCTTCAGATCTTCAGATGCAGATTTCGAAGAACACAGAAAACTCCAGACTTCCCATATGAACCCCTTCATAATTGGCATGGACTATGGCTTTGCCATAGGAATAGGACGCACCACTATCAGCTATACCCAGCAAACTTCCAGCCCCTGGATGAGCACCACCCGCAAACACTCTTTTGGCAATATCACTTTGTTAATTCCCATCTCCAAAGCAACACATTTCCCATAA